A DNA window from Luteolibacter luteus contains the following coding sequences:
- a CDS encoding PVC-type heme-binding CxxCH protein, which yields MKPGTLRSSLVPLLLGGMLLASPASAASFPIYAQGAAGIVEGAKDGSAFPTADDLKKGGVVLLTGREPWTAAQRQAIEDFVEKGGGVVLVHDAIAASGWVRGNIQGWTGQVPLFFTPPGNQHPVTGGISNFDVSDEMLYGFDLPQTTNVLATTWTPNKKHLKGTEPQPYIYGVSPMIWTAERGKGRVVFFVPGQNEETRAHSAIRTMLRRSLAWAAGAKNVDELSTKEDLATLTYPVGGPLAPLKSVESMQVHPDFKVGLVAAEPLISKPLNIDWDAKGRMWVVESVEYPEGREGGGPESMLSMWQRDTPFPKPPAVTRPGRDKISWIEDTDGDGVMDKKHVFADDLDLATSFCFYRDGVIASQPPEVLFIRDTDGDGKADKREVLYRGLGTSDRHAVLNNLRWGLDGWVYATHGYAGSPKVTSADGSVNFGGIGSGVVRFRPDGSKIEMVSAKAGNCWGVDMTSDGEMFFTQPTSGDLVMHVPVSDRLMAEGGLGSEPSWQVMVHLRPVKPLMSWEEIVENQPNDVIGSFTAACGAAVYEGGAWPKEWTLGYFTAEPTVHIIHHEALKNEGVTYSAEKTREEEFSATRDFWSRPIDTRIGPDGQLYVIDFYNQAILHNDPRGPIHLWYNQAARPDRDHFFGRIHRYEHKQSVALPKIDLSTLEGRVAALSHPNREIRYRAQRLIEEGDVRAAAVKLENAQGVAKIHSLWVRAAAGLLSEKELIAALGDDSVSVRITAARVYEAYPKLVTANVIATVARGVEKEEDARVRLHWIASLPKDAVVPASALVEIDAKSTDRWTRAAVARLARNNAPEVLAAALKSAEPAKHSPLIALLIDGSRADAAKLAAMIGAMESAEGGATDIVLSSLASLRKGDLPRSPQLEAVFVRLSANKQPRIAAAALPLAVSAWPADQIAAKLPSAVGAILAAAPADGVVLTSLAALPQFTPDLAKALKEGVASPGDLRRPLIDVLSANASKDAPAILIAALPSLPAEEKARVVEGLLTRPASAIALIDALDKEEVSLTIVGTTVLPRLADHPDATVKKHAAPLLAKLRGANEAKDAIIARLLPEVNKPGNVEAGKLAYAACAVCHKFNDEGALIGPVLEGMGVHGTEILLSHIVDPNREVEPSYHVWNVTTSDGQTVSGFISRETAGSLFLKNAAGETEIPRAKITSQTNTGKSLMPEGFEGLGAETLRNLVAYLRSGEQRYHTVSFGSAATADGSRGVYLSQDAEVDKVSIKKYGLIEERGVPFHLPDPSSTASGKNVIVLKGGMGPEVFSQTMPKQVEIPVNLAAGRLHLLGAVAGWGYPVANDHDPLVKIAVRYADGSTEDLVFRNGIDFADHFNRVDVPGSAWTDLTRRGQMRYLWRDLKKPSAVIEKLVITSADRQAAPMIAAITLESPNKEGAMAAPPADGGPAEKASASLPEKAQAGTLRVLMAGGGSSHDFGQWYEREDQAILKEAGGLMTAYTSLPDEAAAQLPNADVFLFSSNDGAYAKSEVFRKAFEAFVARGGGLVLLHPATWYNWPDWPAYNTTYVGGGSRAHDPLGEFGLTVIKPQHPVVAGLSKEFKIRDELYQINFEPGAKVETLIETSVSGQTGKKHASVWITAHPKSRIVNIAPGHDEAAHRLPDFRKLLANSVKWAGGK from the coding sequence ATGAAACCCGGAACCCTACGCAGTTCGCTCGTCCCGCTTTTGTTAGGCGGGATGCTCTTGGCTTCACCCGCCAGCGCCGCTTCCTTTCCCATCTACGCCCAGGGCGCTGCCGGGATCGTCGAAGGAGCGAAGGACGGCAGCGCCTTTCCCACCGCCGATGACCTGAAGAAGGGTGGGGTGGTCCTGCTCACCGGTCGCGAGCCATGGACCGCCGCGCAAAGGCAGGCGATTGAAGATTTCGTCGAAAAAGGCGGCGGCGTGGTGCTTGTCCACGATGCCATCGCCGCCTCCGGATGGGTACGGGGAAACATCCAGGGCTGGACCGGTCAAGTGCCGCTCTTCTTCACCCCGCCGGGAAATCAGCACCCGGTCACCGGTGGTATCTCGAACTTCGATGTCAGTGACGAAATGCTCTACGGCTTCGATCTGCCGCAGACCACCAACGTCCTCGCAACGACGTGGACGCCGAACAAGAAGCACCTGAAAGGCACCGAGCCCCAGCCCTACATCTACGGTGTCTCGCCGATGATCTGGACCGCAGAGCGCGGAAAGGGCCGCGTCGTTTTCTTTGTCCCGGGACAGAATGAGGAAACGCGGGCGCACTCGGCCATCCGCACGATGCTCCGCCGCTCGCTGGCCTGGGCCGCAGGTGCCAAGAATGTTGATGAGCTTTCGACGAAGGAAGATCTGGCGACCCTTACCTATCCGGTCGGCGGGCCGCTTGCACCGCTGAAGTCGGTCGAATCGATGCAGGTGCACCCGGATTTCAAGGTCGGCCTCGTTGCTGCTGAGCCGCTCATCTCGAAGCCGCTCAATATCGATTGGGATGCGAAAGGCCGCATGTGGGTGGTCGAAAGCGTGGAGTATCCGGAAGGCCGCGAAGGCGGTGGCCCGGAGTCGATGCTTTCCATGTGGCAGCGCGACACCCCCTTCCCGAAGCCGCCGGCGGTGACTCGCCCGGGCCGCGACAAGATTTCTTGGATCGAGGACACCGACGGCGATGGCGTAATGGATAAGAAGCACGTCTTCGCGGATGACCTCGATCTCGCCACCAGCTTCTGTTTCTATCGCGATGGCGTGATCGCCTCACAGCCGCCGGAAGTGCTTTTCATCCGCGATACCGATGGCGATGGCAAAGCGGACAAGCGCGAGGTGCTCTATCGTGGCCTCGGTACCTCGGACCGCCACGCGGTGCTGAATAACCTGCGCTGGGGACTTGATGGCTGGGTCTATGCCACGCACGGCTACGCAGGTTCGCCAAAGGTGACCTCCGCCGATGGCTCCGTGAACTTCGGCGGCATTGGCTCCGGCGTGGTTCGTTTCCGCCCGGATGGCTCGAAGATCGAGATGGTCAGCGCGAAGGCGGGCAACTGCTGGGGCGTGGACATGACCTCGGATGGCGAGATGTTCTTCACCCAGCCGACTTCGGGCGATCTCGTGATGCACGTGCCGGTCTCGGACCGCCTCATGGCGGAAGGTGGCCTTGGCTCTGAGCCTTCCTGGCAGGTGATGGTTCACCTCCGTCCGGTGAAGCCCCTGATGTCTTGGGAAGAGATCGTGGAGAATCAGCCGAACGATGTCATCGGCTCTTTCACCGCCGCCTGTGGTGCCGCCGTCTATGAGGGGGGTGCTTGGCCGAAAGAGTGGACCCTCGGTTACTTCACCGCGGAGCCGACGGTGCACATCATCCACCACGAAGCTCTGAAGAACGAAGGCGTGACCTACTCCGCCGAGAAGACCCGCGAGGAGGAATTCTCCGCCACCCGCGATTTTTGGAGCCGCCCCATCGACACGCGCATCGGGCCGGATGGCCAGCTCTACGTGATCGATTTCTACAACCAGGCGATCCTTCATAACGACCCGCGTGGGCCCATTCACCTCTGGTATAACCAGGCTGCACGTCCGGACCGCGATCACTTCTTTGGCCGCATCCATCGCTACGAGCACAAGCAGTCGGTGGCACTGCCGAAAATCGACCTCTCCACCCTTGAAGGCCGCGTTGCCGCGTTGAGCCACCCGAACCGCGAGATCCGCTATCGGGCCCAGCGCCTGATCGAGGAGGGTGATGTTCGCGCCGCCGCCGTGAAGCTGGAGAATGCACAGGGCGTGGCGAAGATCCATTCGCTCTGGGTGCGTGCTGCTGCAGGCCTGCTGTCTGAGAAAGAATTGATCGCTGCTCTCGGCGATGACTCGGTCTCCGTCCGCATCACCGCTGCCCGCGTTTACGAAGCTTATCCGAAGCTGGTGACCGCGAATGTCATCGCGACTGTCGCCCGCGGCGTGGAGAAGGAAGAAGACGCCCGCGTGCGGCTTCACTGGATCGCATCCCTGCCGAAGGACGCCGTGGTTCCGGCCAGCGCCTTGGTGGAGATCGATGCGAAGTCAACCGACCGCTGGACCCGCGCCGCAGTGGCCCGCCTCGCCCGCAACAATGCCCCCGAGGTCCTTGCTGCTGCCTTGAAGTCCGCGGAGCCTGCCAAGCACTCGCCTCTCATCGCGCTTCTGATCGATGGCTCCCGTGCGGATGCCGCGAAGCTCGCTGCCATGATCGGTGCAATGGAATCTGCCGAGGGCGGTGCCACGGACATCGTGCTTTCATCGCTGGCTTCCCTTCGCAAGGGCGACTTGCCGCGCAGCCCGCAGCTCGAAGCCGTCTTTGTCCGGCTCTCGGCAAACAAGCAGCCTCGCATCGCCGCGGCCGCCCTTCCCCTCGCCGTGAGTGCCTGGCCTGCGGACCAGATTGCCGCGAAGCTTCCATCCGCAGTCGGCGCGATTCTTGCCGCCGCTCCCGCAGATGGCGTGGTGCTGACATCCCTGGCTGCCTTGCCGCAGTTCACCCCCGATCTCGCGAAGGCCCTGAAGGAAGGCGTCGCAAGCCCCGGGGACCTTCGCCGCCCGCTGATCGACGTGCTTTCCGCAAATGCCTCGAAGGATGCGCCCGCGATTCTGATTGCCGCACTTCCCTCGCTTCCTGCGGAAGAGAAGGCCCGCGTGGTCGAAGGCCTGCTGACTCGCCCTGCTTCCGCGATCGCGCTGATCGATGCCTTGGACAAGGAAGAGGTCTCGCTGACCATCGTCGGCACCACCGTCTTGCCGCGTCTCGCCGATCACCCGGATGCTACTGTGAAGAAACACGCCGCTCCTTTGCTCGCGAAGCTGCGCGGTGCGAATGAAGCGAAGGATGCCATCATCGCCCGCCTCCTGCCGGAAGTGAACAAGCCCGGCAATGTCGAAGCCGGTAAGCTCGCCTATGCCGCCTGTGCCGTCTGCCACAAGTTCAACGACGAAGGCGCTCTGATTGGCCCGGTGCTTGAAGGCATGGGGGTTCACGGTACCGAGATCCTATTGAGCCACATCGTCGATCCGAATCGCGAGGTCGAGCCGAGCTATCACGTATGGAATGTCACCACCTCCGATGGCCAGACCGTTTCCGGCTTTATCAGCCGTGAAACCGCAGGCAGCCTTTTCCTGAAGAACGCCGCCGGTGAAACCGAGATTCCGCGTGCGAAGATCACCAGCCAGACGAACACCGGGAAGTCGCTCATGCCGGAAGGCTTCGAAGGCCTCGGCGCGGAAACCCTCCGTAACCTGGTCGCCTACCTCCGCTCCGGTGAGCAGCGCTACCACACCGTCTCCTTCGGTTCCGCGGCGACTGCCGATGGCAGCCGTGGCGTCTATCTCTCGCAGGATGCAGAGGTCGATAAGGTTAGCATCAAGAAGTATGGCCTGATCGAAGAACGTGGCGTTCCCTTTCACCTGCCGGATCCGTCCAGCACCGCCAGCGGCAAGAACGTGATCGTCCTAAAAGGTGGCATGGGTCCCGAGGTCTTCAGCCAGACCATGCCGAAGCAGGTCGAGATCCCGGTGAACCTTGCCGCCGGACGCCTCCACCTTCTCGGTGCCGTGGCCGGCTGGGGTTACCCGGTCGCAAATGATCACGATCCGCTCGTGAAGATCGCCGTGCGCTACGCGGATGGCAGCACGGAGGACCTCGTCTTCCGAAATGGCATCGACTTCGCCGACCACTTCAATCGCGTGGATGTTCCCGGCTCCGCATGGACCGATCTGACCCGCCGCGGCCAGATGCGTTACCTGTGGCGCGATCTGAAGAAGCCCTCCGCCGTGATCGAGAAGCTGGTCATCACCAGCGCCGATCGTCAGGCCGCCCCGATGATTGCCGCGATCACCCTGGAGTCTCCGAACAAGGAAGGTGCCATGGCCGCGCCGCCAGCCGATGGTGGCCCTGCGGAGAAAGCTTCCGCCAGCCTGCCGGAGAAAGCCCAGGCCGGTACCTTGCGCGTGCTGATGGCCGGCGGTGGTAGCTCTCATGACTTCGGTCAGTGGTATGAACGCGAAGACCAGGCTATCCTGAAGGAAGCCGGTGGCCTCATGACCGCTTACACCAGCCTGCCCGATGAAGCTGCGGCACAACTCCCGAATGCCGATGTCTTCCTCTTCAGCTCGAACGATGGCGCCTATGCGAAGAGCGAAGTCTTCCGGAAGGCCTTTGAGGCCTTCGTCGCCCGCGGCGGCGGCCTCGTGCTGCTGCACCCGGCCACTTGGTACAACTGGCCCGACTGGCCGGCCTACAACACTACCTACGTCGGCGGCGGTTCGCGCGCTCATGATCCCCTCGGCGAATTCGGCCTCACCGTGATCAAGCCGCAGCACCCCGTCGTCGCCGGTCTCTCGAAGGAGTTCAAAATCCGGGACGAGCTGTACCAGATCAACTTCGAACCCGGCGCAAAGGTCGAGACCCTGATCGAGACCTCCGTTTCCGGCCAGACCGGCAAGAAGCACGCCTCCGTCTGGATCACCGCCCATCCGAAGTCCCGGATCGTGAACATCGCCCCCGGCCACGATGAAGCCGCGCACCGCCTCCCGGATTTCCGGAAGCTGCTCGCGAATTCCGTGAAGTGGGCAGGCGGAAAGTGA
- a CDS encoding AraC family transcriptional regulator, with translation MSVLAAVEPIRTQVVRADQSDNREWLNEQPVCQLLTQHHIAHVGLMEAPQDFQMLRPDQSGTFMLACYEGSGMVLADGQWRQVSAGQACLLPPFVTNAMKTTGRMPWRMCWVRYLESRESNPIVSAGSPVLGSYDPQPLFHAISGLHAECAGLNTPANLHLWTELIHSYVLRFAQPHQADARLWKLWDAVEKSLDHPWTLEELAARACVCKEHLRRLCRDELGRSPMQHVTFLRMQRARHLLSTTDDKVESITRQIGYMNPHTFSNTFKKWIGWRPSEHRR, from the coding sequence ATGTCTGTTCTCGCTGCCGTCGAACCCATCCGCACCCAGGTCGTGCGTGCGGACCAATCCGACAACCGGGAGTGGCTGAATGAACAGCCGGTCTGCCAGTTGCTGACCCAGCATCACATCGCCCACGTCGGGCTCATGGAGGCTCCCCAAGACTTCCAGATGCTGCGCCCGGATCAATCCGGCACCTTCATGCTGGCGTGCTATGAAGGCAGCGGGATGGTGCTGGCGGACGGCCAGTGGCGCCAGGTTTCTGCCGGACAGGCCTGCCTGCTGCCCCCCTTCGTCACGAATGCGATGAAGACCACGGGCCGCATGCCATGGCGCATGTGCTGGGTCCGCTACCTCGAATCCCGGGAGTCAAATCCCATCGTTTCCGCCGGCTCTCCGGTGCTCGGATCCTACGATCCCCAGCCGCTCTTTCACGCGATTTCCGGGCTCCACGCCGAGTGCGCCGGCCTGAATACCCCCGCCAATCTCCACCTCTGGACCGAGCTGATCCATTCCTACGTCCTGCGCTTTGCCCAGCCGCATCAGGCGGATGCCCGCCTCTGGAAGCTCTGGGATGCCGTGGAAAAATCGCTCGATCATCCTTGGACCTTGGAGGAGCTCGCCGCCCGCGCCTGCGTTTGCAAGGAGCACCTGCGCCGCCTCTGCCGCGACGAATTGGGCCGCAGCCCCATGCAGCATGTCACCTTCCTGCGCATGCAGCGGGCCCGCCATCTCCTCTCCACCACCGACGACAAGGTGGAGTCGATCACCCGCCAGATCGGCTACATGAACCCCCACACTTTCTCGAATACCTTCAAAAAGTGGATCGGGTGGCGCCCTTCGGAGCACCGGAGGTAA
- a CDS encoding cupin domain-containing protein encodes MSNASRRFVQAGEGIKETNAWTYNEWLCRPDLVPAEKLLMVRATMPPGHCHPFHLHPHREEIIHVVEGRAEQWVGDEYRILGPGEIAHLPAGVVHATYNPFEETLVFHAILSPAILPDGEEAAAEDPKDVSGEAPWASMRDGMTPCRMLGD; translated from the coding sequence ATGAGCAACGCTTCCAGACGCTTCGTCCAAGCTGGCGAAGGCATCAAAGAAACCAACGCGTGGACCTACAACGAGTGGCTGTGCCGCCCGGATCTCGTCCCCGCGGAGAAGCTGCTGATGGTACGAGCGACAATGCCGCCGGGGCATTGCCACCCTTTCCACCTGCACCCACATCGGGAAGAAATCATCCATGTCGTCGAAGGGCGTGCGGAGCAGTGGGTGGGCGATGAATACCGGATCCTTGGACCTGGGGAGATCGCACACCTGCCGGCGGGGGTAGTGCATGCGACCTACAATCCCTTTGAGGAGACGCTGGTTTTCCACGCGATTCTCTCGCCTGCGATTTTGCCTGATGGAGAAGAAGCGGCTGCGGAGGACCCGAAGGATGTCTCCGGCGAAGCCCCTTGGGCGTCGATGCGAGACGGAATGACGCCGTGCAGGATGCTGGGGGATTGA
- a CDS encoding homoserine dehydrogenase, with the protein MNCSSLGIGLAGLGTVGSGVVLALERNSNLICDRTGGQVKLEVAKVLVRDVAKVRPVNLPIEKLTTSWQELVADPSVDIVVELIGGTTDAFDIVAAALKARKPVVTGNKALLAERGVELFALSKEHDTPIHFEAAVAGGIPIIKTVQESFIGNRIHSITGIINGTSNYILERMTTAGLEFPASLGEAQALGYAEADPALDVNGWDAAHKAILLATLAYGFPIDPAKVHVAGIEQVRPIDIDFATRLGYVVKLLAVVREHPDCSVELRVQPSFIPKSHILASVHGVFNAVAVHGDAAGESLFYGRGAGQDPTASSVVADLVEAARSLRQATGHRGFLPYRESGVLLPVEDTETAYYVRFDVTDRPGVIAEVARVLADAGIGISGTHSPVKPDQPDAEFLDMVFLLHTCRFGLLQDTLDKIEALDCINSKPVVFRIEKL; encoded by the coding sequence GTGAATTGCTCTTCTCTTGGCATCGGCCTCGCCGGACTCGGAACCGTGGGTTCCGGCGTTGTTCTGGCACTTGAACGCAACTCGAACCTCATCTGCGACCGCACCGGCGGACAGGTGAAGCTGGAAGTCGCGAAAGTGCTTGTCCGTGACGTGGCGAAAGTCCGTCCCGTCAATCTGCCGATCGAAAAGCTCACCACATCCTGGCAGGAGCTGGTGGCGGATCCCTCCGTGGACATCGTCGTCGAGCTGATCGGCGGCACCACGGACGCCTTCGACATCGTGGCCGCAGCCCTGAAGGCGCGGAAGCCCGTCGTCACCGGGAACAAGGCCCTCCTTGCCGAGCGCGGTGTGGAGCTCTTCGCTCTTTCCAAGGAACACGACACCCCGATCCATTTCGAAGCCGCGGTCGCCGGTGGCATCCCGATCATCAAGACGGTTCAGGAGTCCTTCATTGGCAACCGCATCCATTCGATCACCGGGATCATCAACGGCACCTCGAACTACATCCTCGAGCGGATGACCACCGCCGGGTTGGAGTTCCCCGCCTCCCTTGGCGAAGCTCAGGCACTCGGCTATGCGGAGGCGGATCCCGCCCTCGACGTGAATGGCTGGGACGCCGCCCACAAGGCGATCCTGCTGGCCACTCTGGCCTACGGTTTCCCGATCGATCCCGCGAAGGTCCACGTCGCCGGCATCGAGCAGGTCCGTCCGATCGACATCGATTTCGCGACCCGTCTCGGTTATGTCGTGAAGCTCCTTGCCGTGGTGCGGGAGCATCCGGATTGCTCCGTGGAATTGCGGGTCCAGCCTTCTTTCATCCCGAAGAGCCACATCCTCGCCAGCGTCCACGGCGTCTTCAATGCCGTCGCCGTCCACGGTGATGCCGCGGGCGAATCTCTCTTCTACGGTCGCGGCGCTGGCCAGGACCCGACCGCTTCTTCAGTTGTCGCGGACCTCGTTGAAGCTGCTCGTTCCCTGCGCCAGGCTACTGGCCACCGCGGCTTCCTGCCCTATCGCGAAAGCGGCGTGTTGCTCCCCGTGGAAGACACGGAAACCGCCTATTACGTCCGCTTCGACGTCACCGACCGCCCCGGCGTCATCGCCGAGGTCGCGCGCGTCCTTGCAGATGCAGGCATTGGCATCTCCGGCACCCACTCTCCGGTGAAGCCCGACCAACCGGATGCCGAATTCCTCGACATGGTCTTCCTGCTCCACACCTGCCGCTTCGGCCTGCTGCAAGACACCCTCGACAAGATCGAGGCCCTCGATTGCATCAACAGCAAGCCTGTCGTCTTCCGCATCGAGAAGCTCTGA
- a CDS encoding OmpA family protein, translating to MDHGYSWRESRDSRPLRLPGPDNMGWWVAAAFFIAVILHVAAFFALGHIKIGTGIFPSSDEISTERVSVRDVDITPTEEAVMEPEPAEKPAPDKATLLEEIDMLDKLPENTEMEIKPDLSDPEFAVRLENPAIKGNPEGIVVDPAAGFDLDTALPELGRSEDPPPIAADAQMIVDPGASIADDTNLDRFAQDLLKKGAGGVSDVGTLDGMVTLDDMVGLSADVLVGKKTMLPSDLLFEYDSAVLRESAKVGMMKLALIVERNPKLYCWIEGYSDLFGGDAYNQDLSRRRAGAVREYLVNTLHLNGDRIVPRGHGKARPLVSAGSVEEQAPNRRVEIRMRRTPPPAEKVVVTEKAQAPAPPKETPAPAPSPAPAPPPKDPVVVKPMRALPVVEDAPKAKPITKDNSRMRPLEEQSPRARPIQENPPKAQRVEEEPPKAKSVEEEEEAPRAQGVEEEPEAPPARAVPVE from the coding sequence GTGGACCACGGCTACTCATGGCGCGAATCCCGCGACTCCAGGCCGCTGCGACTTCCCGGACCCGATAACATGGGTTGGTGGGTAGCTGCGGCGTTCTTCATCGCGGTGATCCTGCACGTGGCCGCATTCTTCGCGCTGGGTCACATCAAGATCGGGACGGGTATTTTCCCATCCAGTGACGAAATCTCCACGGAGCGGGTTTCGGTTCGCGATGTCGATATCACTCCGACGGAAGAGGCGGTGATGGAGCCGGAACCGGCGGAAAAGCCAGCGCCAGACAAGGCCACGCTGCTGGAAGAAATCGACATGCTCGACAAGCTTCCGGAGAACACGGAGATGGAGATCAAGCCGGATCTGAGTGACCCGGAATTCGCCGTGCGCCTTGAAAACCCAGCAATCAAGGGCAATCCGGAAGGCATCGTGGTGGATCCAGCCGCAGGTTTCGATCTCGATACGGCCCTTCCGGAACTCGGTCGCTCCGAAGATCCGCCGCCGATCGCGGCAGATGCGCAGATGATCGTCGATCCCGGTGCCAGCATCGCGGACGATACCAACCTCGATCGCTTCGCCCAAGACCTCCTGAAGAAGGGGGCCGGGGGAGTTTCCGACGTGGGCACTCTGGACGGCATGGTCACCCTCGACGACATGGTGGGGCTTTCCGCCGACGTGCTGGTGGGCAAGAAGACAATGCTGCCCAGCGACTTGCTCTTCGAATACGACAGCGCGGTCCTGCGCGAGAGCGCGAAGGTGGGGATGATGAAACTGGCCCTGATCGTGGAGCGAAATCCGAAGCTTTATTGCTGGATCGAGGGTTATTCCGACCTTTTTGGTGGAGATGCTTACAATCAGGACCTTTCACGGCGTCGCGCCGGGGCCGTGCGCGAGTATCTGGTGAACACGCTGCATCTGAATGGCGATCGCATCGTGCCGCGGGGCCACGGAAAAGCCCGGCCGCTGGTGAGTGCCGGGAGCGTGGAGGAACAAGCTCCGAACCGCCGCGTGGAAATCCGGATGCGGCGGACTCCTCCGCCTGCGGAGAAAGTGGTGGTGACGGAGAAGGCACAGGCGCCCGCCCCGCCGAAAGAGACCCCGGCTCCGGCCCCCTCCCCTGCTCCCGCTCCTCCGCCGAAGGACCCGGTGGTGGTGAAGCCGATGAGGGCCCTGCCTGTCGTGGAGGATGCTCCCAAGGCGAAGCCCATCACCAAGGACAACTCCCGCATGCGCCCGCTCGAGGAGCAGAGCCCGCGGGCACGCCCGATTCAGGAGAATCCGCCGAAGGCACAGCGCGTCGAGGAGGAGCCTCCGAAGGCAAAGTCCGTGGAAGAAGAAGAGGAGGCTCCACGCGCCCAAGGGGTGGAGGAAGAGCCTGAGGCACCGCCGGCCCGTGCGGTGCCGGTGGAGTAA